In Candidatus Magasanikbacteria bacterium RIFOXYB2_FULL_38_10, a genomic segment contains:
- a CDS encoding methionyl-tRNA formyltransferase — translation MYKVVFFGTQEFAKEILEKLISDKNFSIELVITPPDKPIGRKKEIFFSPVKNLALKEKIKVEQPENLKNTALNLNFFDVGVVAQYGFLIPKKILEMPKFGMINVHTSLLPLYRGPSPLQSAILNNEKNTGVTIMKMDEGMDTGPILSQKKISINPDDIYPVLEKKLAQKGSDLLIQTLKDYLQGRVEPQNQIGSQATYTKILQKNDGKIDPQNSCQKIYDKWRAFFSWPGIFLEVNPLKIKLVKVECIEESLTHLSPGYLVEFKKNRLGLICGDKKILEILEIQPENKKIMSASSFISGYKKLLNTL, via the coding sequence AAAAATTAATATCTGATAAGAATTTTAGCATAGAATTAGTAATTACCCCACCGGATAAACCTATTGGCAGAAAAAAAGAAATTTTTTTTTCTCCAGTTAAAAACTTGGCCTTAAAAGAAAAGATTAAAGTAGAACAGCCGGAAAATTTAAAAAATACTGCTTTAAATTTAAATTTTTTTGATGTAGGCGTGGTGGCTCAATATGGCTTTCTTATACCAAAAAAAATTCTAGAAATGCCTAAATTTGGAATGATTAATGTCCACACTTCTCTTTTACCTCTTTATCGCGGACCATCTCCTCTGCAAAGCGCTATTTTAAATAATGAAAAAAATACCGGTGTAACCATAATGAAGATGGATGAAGGTATGGATACCGGTCCGATTTTAAGTCAAAAAAAAATCAGCATCAATCCGGATGATATTTATCCTGTTTTGGAAAAAAAACTGGCACAAAAGGGATCCGACTTGTTAATACAAACTTTAAAGGATTATTTGCAAGGAAGAGTTGAACCACAAAATCAGATTGGCTCGCAGGCAACTTATACTAAAATTCTGCAAAAAAACGATGGTAAAATTGATCCTCAAAATTCTTGTCAAAAAATTTATGATAAATGGAGAGCTTTCTTTTCCTGGCCGGGAATTTTTTTAGAAGTTAATCCTTTAAAAATTAAATTAGTCAAAGTTGAATGCATTGAGGAATCCTTAACCCATTTATCCCCCGGATATTTAGTGGAATTCAAAAAAAACCGCTTAGGATTAATTTGCGGTGATAAGAAAATTCTAGAAATATTAGAAATTCAGCCGGAAAATAAAAAGATAATGTCCGCCTCCTCATTTATTTCCGGATATAAAAAATTATTAAACACTCTTTAA